One window of the Oceanicaulis sp. genome contains the following:
- the trpB gene encoding tryptophan synthase subunit beta, translating to MTNPNAFSQFPDAEGRFGEFGGRYVAETLMPNILALEKAYDRYKDDPDFVAEFDLFSRDFVGRPSPLYFAERLTGAFGGAQIWFKRDELNHTGAHKINNCLGQVLLAKRMGKTRIIAETGAGQHGVATATVAARFGLPCEVFMGATDVERQKPNVFRMKLLGAKVHAVTSGRGTLKDAMNEALRDWVTYPDETFYVIGTVAGPHPYPMMVRDFQSVIGREARAQMMERLGRLPDAAVACIGGGSNAMGLFHPFLEDESVRLIGVEAAGKGLDGPDHAASLNGGRPGILHGNKTYLLQDADGQITEGHSISAGLDYPGIGPEHAFLHDAGRAEYQAATDDEALEMFQMCARLEGIIPALEPAHALARVRDLAKELGPEGIILMNMCGRGDKDVFSVADALGVAL from the coding sequence ATGACCAACCCCAACGCCTTTTCCCAGTTTCCCGACGCCGAGGGCCGGTTCGGAGAGTTCGGCGGGCGCTATGTCGCCGAAACGCTGATGCCGAACATACTGGCGCTCGAAAAGGCCTATGATCGGTATAAGGACGATCCGGACTTCGTGGCCGAGTTCGACCTGTTCAGCCGCGACTTCGTCGGCCGTCCGAGCCCGCTCTACTTCGCCGAACGGCTGACCGGGGCCTTCGGCGGGGCGCAGATCTGGTTCAAGCGCGACGAGCTCAACCACACCGGCGCGCACAAGATCAACAACTGCCTGGGCCAGGTGCTGCTGGCCAAGCGCATGGGCAAGACCCGGATCATCGCGGAGACTGGCGCAGGCCAGCACGGCGTGGCGACCGCCACCGTCGCGGCGCGCTTCGGCCTGCCGTGCGAGGTGTTCATGGGCGCGACCGATGTCGAGCGCCAGAAACCCAACGTGTTCCGTATGAAGCTTCTGGGCGCGAAGGTGCATGCGGTCACGTCAGGGCGCGGCACGCTGAAGGACGCGATGAACGAGGCGCTGCGCGACTGGGTGACCTATCCAGACGAGACCTTCTACGTGATCGGGACGGTCGCCGGCCCGCACCCCTATCCGATGATGGTGCGCGATTTTCAGTCCGTGATCGGACGCGAGGCCCGAGCCCAGATGATGGAGCGGCTGGGGCGGCTGCCTGACGCGGCCGTGGCCTGCATCGGCGGCGGCTCGAACGCGATGGGGCTGTTTCACCCCTTCCTCGAGGACGAGAGCGTGCGCCTGATCGGGGTGGAGGCCGCCGGCAAGGGGCTGGACGGTCCCGATCACGCCGCGAGCCTGAACGGCGGCCGGCCGGGCATCCTTCACGGCAACAAGACCTATCTTCTTCAGGATGCGGACGGTCAGATCACCGAAGGCCACTCGATCTCCGCCGGGCTCGACTATCCCGGCATCGGCCCCGAGCACGCCTTCCTGCACGACGCCGGCCGCGCGGAATATCAGGCCGCCACCGACGACGAGGCGCTGGAGATGTTCCAGATGTGCGCCAGGCTCGAAGGCATCATCCCCGCGCTCGAACCCGCCCATGCGCTGGCGCGTGTGCGCGACCTGGCCAAGGAGCTGGGCCCTGAAGGGATCATCCTGATGAACATGTGCGGCCGCGGCGACAAGGACGTGTTCAGCGTCGCCGACGCGCTTGGGGTGGCGCTTTAG
- a CDS encoding integration host factor subunit beta, producing the protein MIKSELIERLAEAHPHLYQKDLERVVNCVLEEIAEALERGERVELRGFGAFSVRNRPPRQGRNPRTGDPVPVKEKHVPFFKTGKELRERVDGKA; encoded by the coding sequence ATGATCAAATCCGAACTCATCGAACGGCTCGCCGAAGCCCACCCGCACCTCTACCAGAAGGATCTGGAGCGGGTGGTGAACTGCGTGCTCGAAGAGATCGCCGAAGCGCTCGAGCGCGGCGAACGGGTCGAGCTGCGCGGCTTCGGCGCCTTCTCGGTTAGAAACCGCCCCCCGCGCCAGGGCCGCAACCCGCGCACCGGCGACCCCGTGCCGGTGAAGGAAAAGCACGTCCCCTTCTTCAAGACCGGCAAGGAATTGCGCGAGCGGGTCGACGGCAAGGCGTGA
- a CDS encoding TIGR02300 family protein codes for MPKPDLGAKRTCPETGKKFYDLNKDPIVSPFTGKEYPLSYFEEVVAKTPKPSKRDVKDDEEEDKEVEDDKETDEDEDDDGPELDEEPIDLGDDEEEDDTPKPKRAAAASPDEELEGFSDDDGDDDDADLGDDDVLLDDEDDDLGDDIGVGDDEDDD; via the coding sequence GTGCCCAAACCCGATCTCGGCGCCAAGCGCACCTGTCCTGAAACCGGCAAGAAGTTTTACGATCTGAACAAGGATCCGATCGTTTCCCCCTTCACCGGTAAGGAATACCCGCTCTCCTACTTCGAGGAAGTGGTCGCGAAGACCCCCAAGCCCTCCAAGCGCGACGTCAAGGACGACGAGGAGGAGGACAAGGAGGTCGAGGACGACAAGGAGACCGACGAGGACGAGGACGACGACGGTCCCGAGCTCGACGAGGAGCCCATCGACCTGGGCGACGACGAGGAAGAGGACGACACGCCGAAACCCAAGCGCGCCGCCGCCGCCTCGCCGGACGAGGAGCTCGAAGGCTTCTCCGACGACGACGGCGATGACGACGACGCCGATCTCGGTGACGACGACGTGCTTCTCGACGACGAAGACGACGATCTCGGCGACGATATCGGGGTCGGCGACGACGAAGACGACGACTGA
- the aroA gene encoding 3-phosphoshikimate 1-carboxyvinyltransferase — protein MTDLPKAAHAPRSGPGTARSSKGLAGSLQAAPDKSASHRAVIFSALAKGESRIEDLLESGDVLATANAVARLGASVKRSEDGAWRISGADWTSPAEPLDLGNSGTGVRLLMGAAARFDLTAVFSGDESLSRRPMARVLDPLATMGAKSQAREGGRLPATLNGSARLKPIVYSPPVASAQVKSAILLAGLGADGETTVSEPRATRAQTEVMAPLWGADLDWAREGEGLVARVRGGRQLTACDVAIPGDPSSAAFLIAAALICPDSEITVRGVMLNEARFGLYETLKEMGADLDIVPAGERCGEALVDVTARTSVLEGVNVPAERAPSMIDEYPILSVLAAFAEGRTQMNGLAELRAKESDRLAASAALLVANGVAVELGPDSLAVDGKGPGGVPGGGLVATDHDHRLAMSGLVLGLGAQQPVKVDETAMIATSYPGFFDDMAALGADIG, from the coding sequence ATGACCGACCTCCCCAAAGCCGCGCACGCGCCGCGCTCCGGACCGGGAACCGCCCGTTCGAGCAAGGGCTTGGCCGGATCGCTGCAGGCCGCGCCGGACAAGTCGGCCTCCCACAGGGCGGTGATCTTTTCTGCGCTGGCGAAGGGGGAAAGCCGCATCGAAGATCTTCTGGAAAGCGGCGACGTGCTGGCCACGGCGAACGCGGTCGCCAGGCTTGGCGCGTCGGTGAAGCGGAGCGAGGACGGGGCGTGGCGGATTTCAGGGGCTGACTGGACCAGCCCGGCCGAACCGCTCGATCTGGGAAATTCCGGCACCGGGGTGCGGCTTCTGATGGGCGCGGCGGCGCGGTTCGACCTCACCGCCGTGTTCAGCGGCGATGAAAGCCTGTCGCGCCGGCCTATGGCCCGGGTGCTCGACCCGCTCGCCACGATGGGCGCGAAAAGCCAGGCGCGCGAGGGCGGCCGCCTGCCGGCGACGCTCAACGGCTCGGCCCGCCTCAAACCCATCGTGTACTCCCCGCCTGTCGCCTCGGCGCAGGTCAAAAGCGCGATCCTGCTGGCGGGGCTGGGCGCGGACGGCGAGACCACGGTCAGCGAGCCGCGGGCGACGCGGGCGCAAACCGAAGTCATGGCCCCGCTCTGGGGGGCTGATCTGGACTGGGCGCGCGAGGGCGAAGGCTTGGTCGCGCGGGTGCGCGGCGGCAGACAGCTCACCGCCTGCGACGTGGCGATCCCCGGCGATCCCAGCTCGGCGGCGTTCCTGATCGCGGCCGCGCTGATCTGCCCGGACAGCGAGATCACCGTGCGCGGGGTGATGCTCAACGAGGCCCGGTTCGGCCTTTACGAGACGCTGAAGGAGATGGGCGCCGATCTTGACATCGTCCCCGCCGGCGAGCGCTGCGGCGAGGCGCTGGTGGACGTCACCGCGCGGACGAGCGTTCTTGAAGGCGTGAACGTGCCCGCCGAACGCGCGCCCTCGATGATCGACGAATACCCGATCCTGTCCGTCCTCGCCGCCTTCGCCGAAGGCCGCACGCAGATGAACGGGCTGGCCGAGCTGCGCGCCAAGGAGAGCGACCGGCTCGCAGCCTCGGCCGCCCTTCTGGTGGCCAACGGCGTTGCGGTCGAGCTGGGCCCCGACAGCCTGGCGGTGGACGGCAAGGGGCCGGGCGGGGTTCCCGGCGGCGGGCTGGTGGCCACCGATCACGACCACCGCCTGGCGATGAGCGGCCTTGTTCTGGGCCTGGGCGCGCAGCAGCCGGTCAAGGTCGACGAAACCGCGATGATCGCCACGAGCTATCCGGGCTTTTTCGACGACATGGCCGCGCTGGGGGCGGATATCGGCTAA
- a CDS encoding phosphoribosylanthranilate isomerase yields MTIQVKFCGLNDDAAVDAAVDAGADYLGFVIFPRSPRHVSPETAGALSRRKGAAKSVAVLVDPDDALLAEVLVKMRPDFIQLHGEESPLRCHDVRQYAEAGVWKALGVAEAGDLSRAGRYRGHVDGFVFDARPPKGSSRPGGLGQAWDYGLLKGFDPGAPWLLAGGLAVDTVAGAVAASGAAGVDVVSGVESAPGVKDLSRFAPFAAAARS; encoded by the coding sequence ATGACGATCCAGGTGAAATTCTGCGGGCTGAACGACGACGCCGCCGTCGACGCTGCGGTGGACGCGGGCGCGGACTATCTGGGCTTCGTGATCTTCCCAAGAAGCCCGCGCCATGTGAGCCCGGAGACCGCAGGCGCGCTCAGCCGCCGCAAGGGCGCGGCGAAGTCGGTCGCCGTGCTGGTCGATCCCGACGACGCGCTGCTGGCCGAGGTGCTGGTGAAGATGCGACCCGATTTCATCCAGCTGCACGGCGAGGAAAGCCCGCTGCGCTGCCATGACGTGCGCCAGTACGCCGAGGCCGGCGTGTGGAAGGCGCTGGGCGTGGCCGAGGCTGGCGATCTGTCCAGGGCCGGGCGCTATCGCGGCCATGTGGACGGCTTCGTGTTCGACGCGCGCCCGCCGAAAGGATCGAGCCGGCCCGGCGGGCTGGGGCAGGCCTGGGATTACGGCCTTCTGAAGGGCTTCGATCCGGGCGCGCCCTGGCTTCTGGCCGGCGGGCTCGCCGTGGACACCGTCGCAGGCGCCGTCGCCGCCTCCGGCGCGGCGGGCGTGGACGTCGTCAGCGGCGTGGAGTCCGCGCCCGGCGTGAAGGACCTGTCCCGGTTCGCGCCCTTCGCCGCTGCGGCCCGGTCATGA
- the rpsA gene encoding 30S ribosomal protein S1 codes for MSDTQTSSPTQDDFAQMLEASLAGRDLMEGSVVKGRVTAVENDVVVIDVGLKTEGRVALREFSGPGATLPKTGDDVEVYLERIENAMGEAVLSRDKARREEAWDRLEKQFEDKEPVTGAIVGRVKGGFTVDLGGASAFLPGSQVDIRPVRDVTPLMNKEQPFAILKMDRPRGNIVVSRRAVLEESRAEQRAELVGQLAEGEVREGVVKNITDYGAFVDLGGIDGLLHVTDMSWSRVGHPSEVVEVGQTVNVQIIKINKETQRISLGMKQLQSDPWEGVSVKYPVGAVFTGRVTNIAEYGAFVELEPGVEGLVHVSEMSWTKKNIHPGKIVSTSQEVDVMVLDVDPDKRRVSLGIKQTQRNPWEVFAETHPAGTEVEGEVKNITEFGLFIGVDDEIDGMVHLSDLDWDRSGEDAIQDYKKGDMVRAKVLDVDVEKERVSLGVKQLAGDPMDDGGFKRGQTVTCTVTEITSGGIEVAVGSDGLMKSFIRKSDLSRDRAEQRPERFAVGDKVDARVTNIDKASRRISVSIKALEVAEEKEAVEQYGSTDSGASLGDILGAALKDQDKSE; via the coding sequence ATGTCCGACACCCAAACCTCGTCTCCGACCCAGGACGATTTCGCGCAGATGCTGGAAGCGAGCCTCGCCGGCCGCGACCTGATGGAAGGCTCGGTCGTCAAGGGCCGCGTCACCGCCGTTGAGAACGACGTCGTGGTCATCGACGTCGGCCTGAAGACCGAAGGCCGCGTGGCGCTTCGTGAATTCTCCGGCCCCGGCGCGACCCTTCCCAAGACCGGCGATGACGTCGAAGTCTATCTCGAGCGCATCGAGAACGCGATGGGCGAAGCGGTCCTGAGCCGCGACAAGGCCCGCCGCGAAGAGGCCTGGGATCGCCTCGAAAAGCAGTTCGAGGACAAGGAGCCGGTCACCGGCGCCATCGTCGGCCGGGTCAAGGGCGGCTTCACCGTGGATCTGGGCGGCGCCAGCGCCTTCCTGCCCGGCTCGCAGGTCGACATCCGCCCGGTGCGCGACGTCACCCCGCTGATGAACAAGGAACAGCCCTTCGCGATCCTGAAAATGGACCGTCCGCGGGGCAATATCGTGGTCTCCCGCCGCGCCGTGCTTGAAGAGTCCCGCGCCGAACAGCGCGCCGAACTCGTCGGCCAGCTGGCCGAGGGCGAAGTCCGCGAAGGCGTGGTCAAGAACATCACCGATTACGGTGCGTTCGTGGATCTGGGCGGCATCGACGGCCTGTTGCACGTCACCGACATGAGCTGGAGCCGCGTCGGCCACCCGAGCGAAGTCGTGGAAGTCGGCCAGACGGTCAACGTCCAGATCATCAAGATCAATAAGGAAACCCAGCGCATCTCGCTGGGCATGAAGCAGCTTCAGTCCGATCCCTGGGAAGGCGTCTCGGTCAAGTATCCGGTGGGCGCGGTCTTCACCGGCCGGGTCACCAACATCGCCGAGTACGGCGCCTTCGTGGAGCTCGAGCCGGGCGTGGAAGGCCTGGTCCACGTCTCCGAAATGAGCTGGACCAAGAAGAACATCCACCCGGGCAAGATCGTCTCCACCTCCCAGGAAGTGGACGTGATGGTGCTCGACGTCGATCCCGACAAGCGCCGCGTCTCGCTGGGCATCAAGCAGACCCAGCGCAATCCGTGGGAAGTGTTCGCCGAAACCCACCCCGCCGGCACCGAGGTCGAGGGCGAGGTCAAGAACATCACCGAGTTCGGCCTGTTCATCGGCGTCGACGACGAAATCGACGGCATGGTGCACCTGTCCGATCTCGACTGGGATCGTTCGGGCGAAGACGCCATCCAGGACTACAAGAAGGGCGACATGGTTCGCGCCAAGGTCCTGGACGTCGACGTCGAGAAGGAACGCGTCAGCCTGGGCGTGAAGCAGCTGGCCGGCGATCCGATGGACGACGGCGGCTTCAAGCGCGGCCAGACCGTGACCTGCACCGTGACCGAGATCACCTCGGGCGGCATCGAGGTCGCCGTGGGTTCGGACGGGCTGATGAAGTCCTTCATCCGCAAGTCCGACCTTTCCCGTGACCGCGCCGAGCAGCGCCCCGAGCGCTTCGCCGTCGGCGACAAGGTCGACGCCCGCGTGACCAATATCGACAAGGCGTCGCGCCGCATCTCGGTGTCGATCAAGGCGCTGGAAGTCGCCGAGGAGAAGGAAGCGGTCGAGCAGTACGGCTCCACCGACTCCGGCGCCTCGCTGGGCGACATCCTGGGCGCCGCCCTGAAGGATCAGGACAAGTCCGAATAA